A region from the Biomphalaria glabrata chromosome 14, xgBioGlab47.1, whole genome shotgun sequence genome encodes:
- the LOC129922656 gene encoding LOW QUALITY PROTEIN: alpha-(1,3)-fucosyltransferase C-like (The sequence of the model RefSeq protein was modified relative to this genomic sequence to represent the inferred CDS: substituted 1 base at 1 genomic stop codon) — MKKIIDVDIFGKCGKPCPTGDVLCSPDIPVQYRFYLSFENSLCKDYITXKLFKLYTQNTFIVPVVRGGSDYNKYLPNNTFINTADFRSARDLALYLKQLSDEPVAYSKYLENKNMYDLKKGFDLGCKTCTFLNTMKHEGRIDDLKKWMTDDICHPPTDL; from the exons ATGAAG AAAATTATTGATGTTGACATTTTTGGGAAATGTGGAAAACCTTGCCCTACAGGCGACGTACTGTGTTCCCCAGATATCCCCGTACAGTACAGGTTCTATTTGTCTTTCGAGAACAGTTTATGTAAAGATTACATCACGTAAAAGCTTTTCAAATTGTATACTCAAAATACATTCATTGTGCCAGTAGTTAGAGGTGGATCCGATTACAATAAATATCTTCCAAACAACACTTTTATAAATACTGCAGACTTCAGAAGCGCAAGAGACTTAGCTTTATATTTAAAGCAGCTAAGTGACGAGCCGGTGGCTTACAGtaaatatttagaaaacaaaaatatgtatgacTTGAAAAAAGGTTTCGACTTGGGTTGTAAGACCTGCACATTTTTAAACACAATGAAACATGAAGGACGAATTGATGATTTAAAGAAATGGATGACTGATGATATATGTCATCCACCAACAGATTTGTAG